One region of Triticum aestivum cultivar Chinese Spring chromosome 6B, IWGSC CS RefSeq v2.1, whole genome shotgun sequence genomic DNA includes:
- the LOC123135927 gene encoding 50S ribosomal protein L4: MHALARAASLLRRAVACPPQLGVAGRDTTLLAKILPNVYSNGYSTLMAPANEVLIPPELLSSKTVWTPDRELGQYEDLVARVTNFHNEDKGFMVLDGDVFDVPIRKDIVHRVVRWQLAKRQQGTHSTKTISEVSGTGRKPYKQKGTGRARHGTLRGCQFRGGATMHGPKPRSHAFKLQKKVRRLGLKIALSARTAEGKLCIFDDLEVPSHKTKNIVQYIKQMDDTKKILLVDGGDIDKKLKLATQNLHYVNVIPSIGLNVYSILQHDTLVMTRDAINRIVERMHTPISR; the protein is encoded by the exons ATGCACGCCCTTGCACGTGCCGCGTCCCTCCTGCGCCGAGCCGTGGCCTGCCCGCCTCAGCTCGGCGTTGCCGGCCGCGACACCACGCTCCTCGCCAAG ATTTTGCCAAATGTCTACTCCAATGGGTATTCTACTCTTATGGCTCCAGCAAATGAAGTGCTGATTCCACCAGAACTTCTATCTAGCAAGACTGTCTGGACACCAGACCGAGAGCTTG GGCAGTATGAGGACCTAGTAGCTAGAGTAACAAACTTCCATAACGAGGACAAGGGATTCATGGTTTTGGATGGTGATGTTTTTGACGTTCCAATTAGGAAGGATATTGTTCACAGGGTAGTAAGGTGGCAGCTTGCGAAAAGGCAACAG GGGACACATTCAACTAAAACTATCAGTGAAGTGAGCGGCACAGGAAGAAAGCCTTATAAGCAGAAGGGAACCGGAAGAGCACGTCATGGAACATTGCGTGGTTGTCAG TTTCGAGGAGGTGCAACTATGCATGGCCCGAAACCACGAAGCCATGCATTCAAGTTGCAGAAGAAAGTACGACGTCTAGGACTTAAGATAGCTTTGTCTGCTAGAACAGCTGAGGGGAAG CTCTGCATCTTTGATGACTTGGAAGTCCCTAGCCACAAGACGAAAAACATTGTGCAGTACATAAAGCAGATGGACGATACGAAGAAGATTTTATTGGTGGATGGAGGCGACATTGATAAGAAGTTAAAGCTGGCTACTCAAAATCTTCACTACGTGAATGTCATTCCTTCGATT GGCCTCAATGTGTACAGCATCCTGCAGCATGACACGCTTGTGATGACTCGGGACGCCATCAACAGAATTGTTGAGCGGATGCACACCCCCATCAGCCGCTAG